The genome window GACATAGATGGCTGCCCGTTCTTTGTGAGAGTGAACCTGCTTATTCTTGATGGAAATCTATGCCTGCATTTTGTTAACATGACCAAATAAGCTATCACTATTGCTATTGCTGTGATGATGAAGTGAATATAATGAATAAAGGCAGAGAGAATTAACAGGTAAATGATATTTTACAAGAAGTGAACAAAAGTCTAGATGACTTACAGCCGTTCCGCTGTCATCTCAGCAGCTGAATTATCATTCTCGGTTTCACCCGATAAACCATCATCCGATGCATTGTTCTCATATCCTGCTTCATCTATGCTCACTGGTGCAGTATCCATCACATGGTGGTTAGGATCTACATTCACCTCGCCGTAACTCTGACGATCCGATAGAACTCTGTCACTAGACTTAAGCATTCGTTCGCCTGATAATAGTTGGCTAGGTTGGTTTGCTGTAGTCTTCGTCAAGCCAGGCACATTTCTATCTAACAACAAATTTGGGGATTTTACTTTGTCTTTGATGACCTGGATCTGCTCTATTTCCATATCTTTGCGCAAAATTGTGTCTTTCAAAGACGCAACCTGGACAAAATTTGTAAAATGCTGTTGTTTCAACACTGAGATAATCACAGCAAAAGACAGGCATTACATGCACGATAATACAGCATTATCAATACTAAAAAAGTAAGTAGCACGCAACAAATACTAAAAAAATAATACTCTTAAAAGTAAGTAGCACGCAACAAATACTAAAAAAAATAACAGAAAACTCAGCTAGTAAGAGCCTGGAAAGAATCTGCAATGGTGTCATGGGGATagttgtcttctccggcgaggttatacccctctgccgtaggcttggttctagggtagcagccctaggcgcttgagagggtcattgcaagagagagaaattggtttgataatgatcttgcttgatttattccctgctgcaatgcggcttataaatagccctatggctaaccaacttctcctacaaactctcaactaactcctactttcttggacttatctgatgctaaccaactctccacaattctctcatctcaatcttattctctagccttatcccagctcatctcaatcttattctctagccttatcccagcctggttgttgcctctcgctccctatgatgcccatgacatctccccctcccttgaggaccagctcgtcctcgagctgccatagacttacctgacacgacttaaggttaagccttttacatctcggcttacctttattatttaagatgaaaatacaaaataattgtggaactaaaatataaatttgaactgcagctatgtcctcctgtcctcctggatcccaaggaaagagctgaactgtggacttcacgttggATGAAAGGTGAAGGAGGAACCAGCCCGTTCTTATGTTGGGTCTGTCCAGCACCAAGGCAGTTGCCCGAATGAAGGAGACGACCCTCTTTGGCCGTGCAGGGGGGCTACATACCCAGCGACTTCTGCAGGAGGTTCAAAAAGTATAGACGAGACCTGGTGGTTGGGCGCGTAGGCTGCGAGTTGGTGCAGCGATGAGCTGATCAGCAAGTGCAGCTTCCGCACCGCCCGCCTAACAAGGAAGCCGCGCACTGCGGCTTGCAGGCGCACCACGGCCTGCTCATGTGATGACGGCCATGGGGTGGCCCTGGAGGCCACAGCAAGGTGCTTCTCCCCACGAAGGGACTGTACCTGGCGGCGTGCCAGGAACCCTCGCCCCCACGAAGGGATTGTACCTGGCGGCGTGCCAGGAACCCTCGCGCTCCCGCCTGAAGCCGCACCGCTGCTTGGagttccttctctgtcttctccttgtAGCGGTGGAACATCACAACGAATTGATCTCACTTCTCTTCGAGCCGAGTGAATGCATCTGGAGTTGGAGAGGGCGGGTGGGAGGGCGTTGCGGCGGCAGATGGcgcggcggctggtggtggtgagggatgggcggctggtggtggtgaggataacctggagctgataccaggtgtcatggaccttcggtccatggggatagttgtcttctccggcgaggttatacccctctgctataggcttggttctagggtagcagccctaggcgcttgagagggtcattgcaagggagagagagattggtttgataatgatcttgtttgatttattccctgctgccatgcggcttataaatagccctatggctaaccaacttctcctacaaactctcaactaactcctactttcttggacttatctgatgctaaccaactctccacaattctctcatctcaatcttattctctagccttatcccagctcatttcaatcttattctctagccttatcccagcctggctGAGAGGCAGgctgttgcctctcgctccctatgatgcccatgacaaATGGTTTCACAAAAGAAGGATGTGTTCCACAAATACTGTCATCGTGCAAAGATTAATCAAAAACACTTTATGCACGCCATACCTTTGAGTAGTATGCAAACCATGCTTCGAAAGTTGAACCTTGATAAATACTAACATAGCATTCATGTAAAAGTTTGCCCTTTTTTCAGTATACTGTTTTTCCAACCAAAATTGCTACAGAATTGGAAACAAATAAACTCTAGTTAGTGACAAGTCAAGAAGTACAAGAACCTGTTCCAATAGCTCTTTTATATCTTTTCCCTCCTTGTTACTTCTAGCAGCACCTAACTCTACTCCAGACACCCTTTCAGCAAACTTTAAAGTACTTATAGTTTCTGAATATGACTCAACATCAGGATTTATCTGAACAAACATTAGAGTTTTTGCTTGTCCACCTGGAAGAAAATAAAAGGTACATAAAATTTGGAAGATAAACATTAATATATTTAACATCTAGGTAGTAAATAAATATTTGATTACCTAAAGAACTTTGAAGAACTTGTGTTAACTTGCTGTTTCTATAAGGCACATGGGCACTTTTCTGTGACAAAGCAAAAATAACATCACCTAACGCAGAGAGTGATTTGTTAATGTATTGAGCTTCTTTTAATCTATCGCCGGTTACTTCAGACTTCTCTACCCTCTCACTACCAGCAAGATCAATAAGATGCAAACAACCCCTAGAGGTTGATCCATTCTTCAAATCCATCCCTCGAACATGTACAGTTAGAATACTGCAAATAAAACACGCACAATAAGCTCCAGTGCTAAAGCACATGTAGAAAAAAAAAATATGGTAATTGGTATGACTAACCTGTGTGACCGACTACTTCGTTCATTTAGCGCTGTTGAACCAACTGCTCTATTTGCTTGTCCAATCTCCATCAAGTCTAATACATCAGATGTCGACTTAACTGAGTGCAAGCTTGCATCTGGAACAACAAGCCCATTGGGTTGAGAAGTGTTCCAAATCCCAAGTGTTTCTTTATGTTAAGGAAAAAATATTTTCCCAAATGCAAGAATACCATCAATGTTTCATATACGAATATTTTGAAGACAATAAGAGTAATGAAATAAAAGCTAAAGTGATAGTACAAAAAGGATATCTTCTTTGTGCAATATCATTTGATAGCAGATCACGGACTTGTTCATTGTATATCTCAACCATTTGTACCCCCACCTCATATGAGAAGGCATTTCTCCTACTTAGTGAAATATCAAACAAATCATTTAAAGCTCGATAATTGACACCCCAATCTTGTTTTGATGTGGTAGGCCCACTCTAAAGATTAAATAATAACAACAAAACAGATATCATAATCAGTAATATTACTATTGTAGTGATGACAATTTTTTATTATGATTTATTTTATAGTACCATAGTGTAAGTTTTGCCAGAACCAGTCTGGCCATATGCAAAAATACAAACGTTGAATCCATCCAGAACTGATCGGATCAGTGGTTGTATGTCAGAAAAAACCTCAGCTGTAAAATCATAGAGAATAATCAGAATATCAGATTATAACACTACAAAATGTGATATTAAATTATCAATTTCTTTTAAATTAAAAGAAAACAACATACCTTGGGAAGCAAATGGAGTAAACACTTTATTAAACTTGAACATTCTATGTCCGTCCTTCCCTTGCTTAAATGGATTTGATATAAGAAGCTCACCATTTTCCCCCATGTAGTCAATTGTGGTGGACTTTTTATCTTGACCGGAAAGAAATGGCCTAACACGACAATATACTCTTATATTACCTGAAAGAAATAACAAGACCAAAAAATTATGATCACATCTACACTTAGGGTTTCAGTAAAAAAGAACATTTTAAAACAAAAATACCTTTTAGTTCTTGCACTTCATTAAATAACTTTTGGTTCTCTGTCAGGACTTTATGATAATTTTCAGCGGCATCAACCAAACATTTTAACCCAGATCCTACACAGGTTTTTAGCAGCAAAGAAAAAGCGTATTAAATCGAATTTACTATGAACTTTTGTATAGCATATTACAAAAAACATACCTAAATTAGAGATTTCATTTCTCCACTGCATTTGAAGTGCATACATATCATTTTCATATGACTGTGACAATATTCTTATGTCCTACATTTTTAAATATTGaatgtaaataaaataaaaggcaCAAAACTGgtttaataaataaaataaaaggaaTCAGTACTGGTAAACAAACCTTGATAACTAATTGTTGATTATCCATGTAACTCTGAAAAATGTTCTCTTTCTGATCCCATAACTGTGATTTTAGCCTAGAAGCAATCTCAAGTTCTTCAACTTTCTTATTCGATTGTAGCAAGAGATACTCTACttcttttaccctggtggttaatTGTTCCTCCATTTCCTTTGCCTTTCTTCCAATTTGCTCAAGTTGCTGCTCATGCAATCTATTCATGGCTTCCATATCTTTTGTTAGGTTCATTATGATGCTTTTGGAATATTCTTTCTCTTTCATTAATCGTTGAACATCTTTCTCACAGAGTTCTTTTTTCTCTTCGATTTGTGACTTCTCATTCTGGAAGAAGAAAAAGATACTGTAACATTAATCATAAACTAGACCACCACAACTTTTACTAATTGCAATCTTAAGTTATAAAATATAGATGTTTATTGTGTCATCCTTTTTAGGACGTCAAATATGTAATATCTGACAATTTGAGGATACATCGTTTTATATATTACTATATCTGCTATCATATGTTCTACTAACAGTACAAGTGGTTTAAGTAAAACAGTGGTATTTATTGACCTATTCTTTTTATCACACCAGATATTATGTACTTGACAATTTGAAGATCTTTATGTTATAACTGAAGCATACATAATACATGGAATAAAGAGAAAAGTATCAAAACACAGGGAATTATAATCTATTGGATGAGGATCAAACCTTGACTATCTGAAGCCTGTTTATTGCCATCTGAAGAGAGAAACTACAAGTCAATATTAAACAACATAAAAACTTTTAAACACACATAATTTGTCTGACTAATCAACCAAATGAATTGTTACCTGGTTTTCTTCATTTGTGCCATTTACCAACATTTCAAGTGCTTTAATTTTTGAACAGTACTTTTGTTCTCTTGTCTTGATGGTAACATTTTGCTGCAGTATATTGTATCTGATTCATTGTAAATTTGTGTGCCCAAAAGGAAAATTCATGTTTTAAGCAGATTATCTTACACTTCTTATGTGCTCTGCTTGAATACAGAGACGGTGCTCAATCTCTTGAACGACTTTCCGCAGTAAGTAAACTACACGCTGAGATGAGACAGTCAAACTTAAGCACCGTTGTAAAAAATCACAAATGGAAAGATAGTAATGTAGTTCAAAATGAACACATACATGTggtatttctccctttttcctttcTATGCTTTCATCCAAAATACCATTAACAACACTAATAAGCGACTGTGTCGGTGCATTCTGCGAGAATATTACTAATGTTACAACATGGACATCAAAGAGCAGTGTAGCATAATTCAACAACTTTAGGCAATATCCTTGAAGAACTTACATCTAAGCTATTAGAGTGCATCATCTCTGAAATCTTGGCAGCAGTAAGATCTGAATATGATCCGCGTTTTAATTGGAAAACTTCACGAACCTTTTGTCCTGCAGGATATATAACAATCTCCCATAGATTAAACAGATATGAAATCTGCACCTGACGCAATGGATGGCACTATACAAAGTGGGAAACATTATAATATTGTGGTCGAGCAGCTTGAAAACGAGGTTAAAATAATAATGAGTATTATGTTTGCAATTCGTAACAAACTAAACCAATCTAAGGTGTAACCCAAATCTGAATATCTCATAAGTCATTTCTGGATGGTTCGTGAAAGCTTGTGTGTGAAATAAATCTACCAGAAAAGACAGAAGTTTTCTGATGGGTTTTGGAATCTGCAACGCCGTTTCTCATGTCCTCTGCAGGGGATCTTTTCCCTAGTGCTGCAGCGGGAACTTGAGGCTTGTCCATTTCCTGAACTCC of Zea mays cultivar B73 chromosome 8, Zm-B73-REFERENCE-NAM-5.0, whole genome shotgun sequence contains these proteins:
- the LOC541857 gene encoding kinesin-like protein KIN-14K — translated: MGSVDGRGVEGIHEANRRAQLIGWMNALLPEFSLPPDSSSEELRELLSDGVVLCRLVNTLIPGVLEGSWEGYAPSDQRLGNVKKFLSVVSDMGLPGFSLKDLDEGLMSSVVECLLVLRGSVDPRLGDDIPPDVTRTPLRKQWGVQEMDKPQVPAAALGKRSPAEDMRNGVADSKTHQKTSVFSGQKVREVFQLKRGSYSDLTAAKISEMMHSNSLDNAPTQSLISVVNGILDESIERKKGEIPHRVVYLLRKVVQEIEHRLCIQAEHIRSQNVTIKTREQKYCSKIKALEMLVNGTNEENQMAINRLQIVKNEKSQIEEKKELCEKDVQRLMKEKEYSKSIIMNLTKDMEAMNRLHEQQLEQIGRKAKEMEEQLTTRVKEVEYLLLQSNKKVEELEIASRLKSQLWDQKENIFQSYMDNQQLVIKDIRILSQSYENDMYALQMQWRNEISNLGSGLKCLVDAAENYHKVLTENQKLFNEVQELKGNIRVYCRVRPFLSGQDKKSTTIDYMGENGELLISNPFKQGKDGHRMFKFNKVFTPFASQAEVFSDIQPLIRSVLDGFNVCIFAYGQTGSGKTYTMSGPTTSKQDWGVNYRALNDLFDISLSRRNAFSYEVGVQMVEIYNEQVRDLLSNDIAQRRLGIWNTSQPNGLVVPDASLHSVKSTSDVLDLMEIGQANRAVGSTALNERSSRSHSILTVHVRGMDLKNGSTSRGCLHLIDLAGSERVEKSEVTGDRLKEAQYINKSLSALGDVIFALSQKSAHVPYRNSKLTQVLQSSLGGQAKTLMFVQINPDVESYSETISTLKFAERVSGVELGAARSNKEGKDIKELLEQVASLKDTILRKDMEIEQIQVIKDKVKSPNLLLDRNVPGLTKTTANQPSQLLSGERMLKSSDRVLSDRQSYGEVNVDPNHHVMDTAPVSIDEAGYENNASDDGLSGETENDNSAAEMTAERLHRFPSRISRFTLTKNGQPSMSRSNPKDAKTPSNTKAPSSRLTGGSSARSKRRQ